One region of Lathamus discolor isolate bLatDis1 chromosome 2, bLatDis1.hap1, whole genome shotgun sequence genomic DNA includes:
- the EBAG9 gene encoding receptor-binding cancer antigen expressed on SiSo cells isoform X1, with protein sequence MAITQFRLFKICTCLAAVLSFIKKLICRSGRGRKLSGDQITLPTTVDYSSVPKQPEVEDWSSWDEDAPTSVKIEGGNGNVAAQQNPLEQMEPDYFKDMTPTIRKTQKIVIKKREPLNFGIPEGNTGFSSRLAATQDIPFIHQSPELGDLDTWQENTNAWEEEEDAAWQAEEVLRQQKIAEREKRAAEQQRKKMEKEAQRLMKKEQTKIGVKLS encoded by the exons ATGGCCATAACACAGTTTCGactctttaaaatctgtacTTGCCTGGCAGCAGtgctttctttcattaaaaagttaATATGCAG gtctGGAAGAGGGCGAAAGTTAAGTGGAGACCAAATAACTTTACCAACCACAGTGGATTATTCATCTGTTCCTAAACAG CCTGAAGTAGAAGACTGGTCATCATGGGATGAAGATGCACCTACCAGTGTGAAGATTGAAGGTGGTAATGGTAatgtggctgctcagcagaatCCTTTGGAACAAATGGAACCTGATTATTTCAAAGATATGACACCAACTATAAGAAAAACTCAAAAA atagtTATTAAAAAGCGAGAGCCTTTAAATTTTGGGATACCAGAGGGAAACACGGGATTCTCTAGCAGACTAGCAGCTACACAAGATATTCCTTTTATTCACCAGTCT ccTGAACTGGGGGACTTGGATACTTGGCAAGAAAATACTAATGcctgggaagaagaggaagatgctGCCTGGCAGGCAGAAGAAGTTCTTAG ACAACAGAAGatagcagaaagggaaaaaagagcagcagagcagcagcggaagaaaatggagaaagagGCCCAGAGGCTAATGAAAAAGGAACAAACCAAAATTGGTGTAAAACTGTCATAA
- the EBAG9 gene encoding receptor-binding cancer antigen expressed on SiSo cells isoform X2, with product MFSELGGILHFSFRSGRGRKLSGDQITLPTTVDYSSVPKQPEVEDWSSWDEDAPTSVKIEGGNGNVAAQQNPLEQMEPDYFKDMTPTIRKTQKIVIKKREPLNFGIPEGNTGFSSRLAATQDIPFIHQSPELGDLDTWQENTNAWEEEEDAAWQAEEVLRQQKIAEREKRAAEQQRKKMEKEAQRLMKKEQTKIGVKLS from the exons ATGTTTTCAGAGCTTGGAGGAAtcctacatttttctttcaggtctGGAAGAGGGCGAAAGTTAAGTGGAGACCAAATAACTTTACCAACCACAGTGGATTATTCATCTGTTCCTAAACAG CCTGAAGTAGAAGACTGGTCATCATGGGATGAAGATGCACCTACCAGTGTGAAGATTGAAGGTGGTAATGGTAatgtggctgctcagcagaatCCTTTGGAACAAATGGAACCTGATTATTTCAAAGATATGACACCAACTATAAGAAAAACTCAAAAA atagtTATTAAAAAGCGAGAGCCTTTAAATTTTGGGATACCAGAGGGAAACACGGGATTCTCTAGCAGACTAGCAGCTACACAAGATATTCCTTTTATTCACCAGTCT ccTGAACTGGGGGACTTGGATACTTGGCAAGAAAATACTAATGcctgggaagaagaggaagatgctGCCTGGCAGGCAGAAGAAGTTCTTAG ACAACAGAAGatagcagaaagggaaaaaagagcagcagagcagcagcggaagaaaatggagaaagagGCCCAGAGGCTAATGAAAAAGGAACAAACCAAAATTGGTGTAAAACTGTCATAA